A single window of Phycisphaerae bacterium DNA harbors:
- a CDS encoding type II toxin-antitoxin system Phd/YefM family antitoxin, whose protein sequence is MIHMTDIHPLTDFLRNHKEHIERLKKRGRAELLTVNGKAEIVVQDAEAYQKLLEAVERAETIAGIRRGLESMTQGKGRPAEEFFAELRKKHKIPRG, encoded by the coding sequence ATGATCCACATGACCGACATCCATCCGCTGACGGATTTTCTGCGAAACCACAAGGAGCATATCGAACGGCTGAAGAAGCGCGGGCGTGCGGAGCTCTTGACCGTCAACGGCAAGGCAGAGATCGTCGTGCAGGATGCAGAGGCCTATCAGAAGCTGCTGGAAGCCGTCGAGCGGGCCGAGACGATCGCGGGGATTCGGCGGGGGTTGGAGTCGATGACGCAGGGGAAGGGCCGTCCTGCGGAGGAGTTTTTTGCGGAGTTGCGAAAGAAGCATAAGATTCCCCGCGGATGA
- a CDS encoding dihydroorotase: MNTELRIAGGRVIDPSQGMDQIADVEIAYGKIAAIVPSNSSAPSPLKPQASSLKPQIIDATGKIVCPGLIDMHVHLREPGNEDEETIATGSAAAVAGGFTSVACMPNTEPALDTEAMIEFVYRQAARAARCNVYPIGAITKARAGKELAEMGQMVRAGAVAFSDDGCGVADAAVMFRALQYAAMFNKPVIQHCEDASLAAGGCMNAGLTATRLGLPGSPAIAEEAMIQRDLLLARETGARYHVAHISTMGSVERVRQARREDVAVTTEVCPHHLLLTEENVLGYDTNYKMNPPLRGRRDIEACIAGVVDGTIDCLVTDHAPHAREEKELDFQNAPSGIVGLEVALGLFIKALVIPGHLDWPELIRRMSTNPARLLGIPKGTLAVGADADVTIIDPNLNWIVETAKFRSNSRNCPYDGLQLKGRATHTIVAGIPQHGVETSATVPVP; encoded by the coding sequence ATGAACACGGAACTGCGAATTGCCGGCGGCCGCGTCATCGATCCATCACAAGGGATGGATCAAATCGCTGACGTCGAAATCGCCTACGGCAAGATCGCCGCCATCGTCCCGTCTAATTCGAGTGCACCTTCGCCCCTCAAGCCTCAAGCCTCTAGCCTCAAGCCTCAAATCATCGACGCCACTGGCAAGATCGTCTGCCCCGGCCTTATCGACATGCACGTGCACCTGCGCGAGCCCGGCAATGAGGATGAAGAGACGATCGCGACGGGCAGCGCGGCGGCGGTCGCGGGGGGGTTCACGTCCGTCGCCTGCATGCCCAACACGGAGCCGGCGCTGGATACCGAGGCGATGATCGAGTTCGTGTACCGCCAGGCGGCGCGGGCCGCGCGATGTAATGTCTACCCCATCGGAGCGATTACGAAAGCACGTGCGGGCAAGGAACTCGCCGAGATGGGCCAGATGGTCCGCGCAGGGGCCGTCGCGTTCAGCGATGACGGATGCGGCGTCGCCGATGCGGCGGTCATGTTCCGGGCGCTGCAATACGCGGCGATGTTCAACAAGCCCGTTATCCAACATTGCGAAGACGCCAGCCTGGCCGCGGGCGGCTGCATGAACGCGGGGCTGACGGCCACGCGCCTGGGGTTGCCGGGCAGCCCGGCGATCGCCGAAGAGGCCATGATTCAGCGCGATCTGCTGCTCGCCCGGGAAACAGGGGCGCGGTATCACGTCGCGCACATTTCCACGATGGGCAGCGTGGAGCGCGTTCGGCAGGCCAGGCGCGAAGACGTCGCGGTCACGACGGAAGTGTGCCCGCATCACCTGCTGCTGACGGAAGAGAACGTCCTGGGATACGACACGAATTACAAGATGAATCCTCCGCTGCGCGGGCGGCGCGATATCGAGGCCTGTATCGCGGGCGTCGTCGATGGGACGATCGATTGCCTCGTGACAGACCACGCGCCGCATGCACGAGAAGAGAAGGAGCTGGATTTTCAGAACGCCCCCTCCGGGATTGTCGGGCTGGAAGTCGCCCTGGGCCTGTTCATTAAGGCGTTGGTAATCCCCGGTCACCTGGATTGGCCGGAGTTGATTCGGCGAATGAGTACAAACCCCGCTCGACTACTGGGAATCCCCAAGGGCACGCTGGCAGTTGGGGCCGATGCGGACGTCACGATCATCGACCCGAACCTCAATTGGATCGTCGAAACGGCGAAATTCCGTTCCAACAGCCGTAACTGTCCCTACGACGGACTTCAACTGAAGGGCCGAGCCACCCATACCATCGTTGCCGGAATTCCACAGCATGGGGTGGAGACCTCCGCAACCGTGCCTGTTCCGTGA
- the pyrR gene encoding bifunctional pyr operon transcriptional regulator/uracil phosphoribosyltransferase PyrR, with translation MRILLDDKGIRQTLERLAREIAGSIPPDCAVGLIGIRRRGDELARRILPILATEGVRDVAYGCLDITLYRDDLAEIGPAAVVRTTEIEFDVGGRYIVLVDDVLYTGRSVRAALAAINDLGRPKAIRLAILVDRGGRELPIQPDFVGVKTKSETEHVTVRLIGSDGVDRVEASE, from the coding sequence ATGAGAATTTTGCTCGATGACAAGGGGATCCGGCAGACCCTCGAGCGCCTGGCGCGCGAGATCGCCGGTTCTATTCCGCCGGACTGCGCCGTGGGGCTGATCGGGATTCGGCGGCGCGGGGACGAGTTGGCGCGGCGGATTCTGCCGATTCTGGCGACGGAGGGCGTTCGCGATGTCGCTTATGGTTGCCTGGACATCACGCTGTATCGCGACGATCTGGCGGAGATCGGCCCGGCGGCTGTCGTGCGGACGACGGAGATCGAGTTTGATGTGGGCGGACGATACATCGTCCTCGTGGACGACGTGCTTTACACGGGCCGGTCGGTTCGGGCGGCGCTGGCGGCCATCAACGATCTGGGACGGCCGAAGGCGATACGCCTGGCCATCCTGGTCGATCGCGGGGGACGAGAGCTGCCCATCCAGCCGGACTTTGTGGGAGTGAAAACGAAGTCCGAGACGGAGCATGTGACGGTGCGGCTGATCGGAAGCGACGGCGTGGATCGCGTGGAGGCGTCGGAATGA
- a CDS encoding protein-L-isoaspartate(D-aspartate) O-methyltransferase gives MIALFHTAWPQCRPSAGNSAPPPPSGPTASTTTSPAGLPRTTERQTERRRMVDQQMAARDIRDARVLAAMRNVPRHWFVPEDSARSAYDDRPLPIGWDQTISQPYIVALMTQLLAIKPGEKVLEIGTGSGYQAAVLAELTEKVYTIEIVEPLAKRTIDILRERGYKNIHVRIGDGYLGWPEEAPFDAIIVTCAPEDPPPALIKQLAAGGRMCIPVGSLWTGQELILLRKEKDGTLKKESVAPVQFVPMTGKAQDKRP, from the coding sequence ATGATCGCGCTATTCCACACTGCGTGGCCGCAATGCCGCCCATCCGCCGGAAACTCTGCCCCGCCCCCCCCATCGGGCCCGACCGCATCTACCACCACGAGTCCCGCCGGTCTCCCGCGGACGACGGAGCGCCAAACCGAGCGTCGTCGTATGGTCGATCAACAAATGGCCGCCCGCGACATCCGCGATGCGCGCGTGCTCGCCGCGATGCGCAACGTCCCACGGCATTGGTTCGTGCCCGAAGACTCCGCCCGCAGCGCCTACGACGACCGCCCCCTGCCCATCGGCTGGGACCAAACGATCTCGCAGCCTTACATCGTCGCGCTGATGACCCAGCTCCTCGCGATCAAGCCGGGCGAGAAAGTGCTGGAGATCGGCACCGGCTCGGGATACCAGGCCGCCGTCCTCGCCGAACTGACCGAAAAGGTGTACACGATTGAAATCGTTGAGCCACTCGCCAAACGGACGATCGACATCCTGCGCGAACGAGGCTACAAGAATATTCACGTCCGCATCGGCGACGGCTATCTCGGCTGGCCCGAAGAGGCCCCGTTCGACGCAATCATCGTCACCTGCGCCCCCGAAGACCCGCCACCTGCGTTGATCAAGCAACTCGCCGCCGGCGGCCGCATGTGCATCCCCGTCGGCTCACTGTGGACCGGTCAGGAACTGATCCTTCTGCGCAAGGAGAAAGATGGCACTCTGAAGAAGGAATCGGTCGCGCCGGTCCAGTTCGTTCCGATGACGGGCAAGGCGCAGGATAAGCGGCCGTAA
- a CDS encoding PP2C family protein-serine/threonine phosphatase, with translation MDEQINQYQGWAGIRSWSRPSGLRGGDFILRHETAQSLTVMLGDACGHGDAAAHVTAFLEPILKREMAGSVDETVLRRWNRMVYRRFSVDNFFVCVTMMHLDFGTQLLTMINAGNPDVLVRRAASGVEHYRATGMPLGVLDDMEWRPPKAQCTRLGAHDYAVGFTDGLLDCVGRDGDRFGLRRVCTALHQRPGGVLRAMRRSLRVFESPTAEQDDLSMLILCGGGRAAA, from the coding sequence ATGGACGAGCAAATCAACCAATATCAAGGCTGGGCCGGTATCCGTAGCTGGAGCCGACCGTCGGGCCTGCGCGGCGGCGATTTCATCCTTCGCCACGAAACGGCGCAGTCGTTGACCGTCATGCTCGGCGACGCCTGCGGCCATGGAGACGCCGCCGCCCACGTCACAGCCTTTCTTGAGCCCATCCTCAAACGAGAGATGGCTGGCAGCGTAGACGAGACCGTGCTGCGGCGATGGAACAGAATGGTCTATCGCCGCTTCAGCGTCGACAATTTTTTCGTGTGCGTCACGATGATGCACCTGGATTTCGGGACTCAATTGCTGACAATGATCAACGCCGGCAATCCGGACGTTTTGGTCCGACGGGCGGCGAGTGGCGTCGAACACTATCGCGCCACCGGCATGCCGCTGGGCGTGCTCGACGACATGGAATGGCGGCCGCCCAAGGCCCAGTGCACGAGATTAGGCGCTCACGATTACGCCGTGGGATTCACGGACGGCCTGTTGGATTGTGTCGGAAGGGATGGAGATCGATTTGGGCTGCGGCGTGTATGTACCGCGCTGCATCAGAGGCCGGGGGGCGTCTTGCGGGCCATGCGTCGCAGCCTTCGCGTATTTGAGTCGCCGACGGCGGAGCAGGATGACTTGTCGATGTTGATCTTGTGCGGCGGCGGTCGGGCGGCGGCGTGA
- a CDS encoding DUF2442 domain-containing protein, with the protein MPSLRNGKRTSKSPSVSVENITRWGIWLFVMGREYFLDYDQFPWFRDARVKEIQNVRLVRKSYLRWPQLDVDLELESLSNPGNYPLIYK; encoded by the coding sequence ATGCCCTCCTTGAGAAATGGAAAACGCACTTCCAAGTCCCCTAGCGTAAGCGTGGAGAATATCACGCGCTGGGGTATTTGGCTCTTTGTAATGGGACGAGAGTACTTTCTTGATTACGATCAATTCCCCTGGTTTCGGGATGCTCGTGTCAAGGAAATTCAGAATGTGAGGTTGGTGCGGAAATCCTATCTGCGCTGGCCGCAGCTCGACGTGGATCTCGAACTGGAAAGTCTATCCAATCCGGGAAACTACCCGCTCATTTACAAGTAG
- a CDS encoding aspartate carbamoyltransferase catalytic subunit, translating into MSGTVNPAEQVRRTVSEAGAASREAVAWPHRNLLGLEDLNAEEIRTILETADAFEDVSTRSVKKVPALRGRVVVNLFFEDSTRTRTSFTLAAQRLSADVIDFTSKDSSVSKGETLRDTVRNIEAMGVDLIVCRHPAAGAPHLVAKNVKCSVINAGDGRHEHPTQGLLDIYTIRQAKGRVDGLKIAIVGDVANSRVARSNLYGLLKLGAQVTLVGPTTLVPRTFTQLGARICHDFDSLIGEFDVINMLRIQSERIASNVFPSLQEYSRLFGLTTERMKRAKPDVLVMHPGPINRGIEMSADVADGQQSAVLRQVTNGLAVRMAVMFLCKQASEHP; encoded by the coding sequence ATGAGCGGCACGGTCAATCCCGCGGAGCAGGTTCGCCGGACCGTATCGGAGGCGGGTGCGGCGTCGCGCGAGGCGGTGGCGTGGCCGCATCGCAATTTGTTGGGGCTGGAGGACCTGAACGCCGAGGAGATCCGCACGATTCTGGAGACCGCCGATGCGTTTGAGGATGTGTCGACCCGGAGCGTGAAAAAGGTGCCGGCGCTGCGGGGGCGGGTGGTCGTCAATCTCTTCTTCGAGGATTCGACGCGAACGCGAACGAGCTTCACGCTGGCGGCGCAGCGGCTCTCCGCCGACGTGATCGATTTTACGTCCAAAGACAGCTCGGTCAGCAAGGGAGAGACGCTCCGCGATACGGTACGGAATATCGAGGCGATGGGCGTCGATCTGATCGTCTGCCGCCATCCCGCGGCGGGCGCGCCGCATCTCGTCGCGAAAAACGTGAAGTGCAGCGTCATTAACGCGGGCGACGGGCGGCATGAACACCCGACGCAGGGACTGTTGGATATTTACACGATCCGGCAGGCCAAGGGACGGGTCGACGGGCTCAAGATAGCGATCGTCGGCGACGTCGCGAACTCCCGGGTGGCACGGTCGAATCTCTATGGTCTGCTCAAACTTGGGGCGCAGGTGACCCTGGTCGGCCCGACGACGCTGGTGCCGCGCACATTCACGCAATTGGGGGCGAGGATCTGCCACGATTTCGACAGCCTGATCGGCGAATTCGATGTGATCAACATGCTGCGGATTCAGAGCGAACGGATCGCGTCCAATGTGTTTCCCAGCTTGCAGGAATATTCGCGGTTGTTTGGGCTGACGACGGAACGAATGAAGCGGGCCAAGCCGGATGTCCTGGTGATGCACCCGGGGCCGATCAACCGCGGGATCGAGATGTCCGCCGACGTGGCAGACGGCCAGCAGAGCGCGGTGCTGCGCCAAGTCACCAACGGATTGGCGGTGCGCATGGCGGTGATGTTTTTGTGCAAGCAGGCGTCCGAGCACCCGTAA
- a CDS encoding type II toxin-antitoxin system RelE/ParE family toxin produces the protein MIRFRVITSPSVEEEINDALVFIAKHSPENALKWANQIEDAILSLKEVPERCPLAPESEEFNVAIRHLVIGNYRVLFTIRGDEVHVLHVRHGARRPIDPLDN, from the coding sequence ATGATACGCTTCCGGGTCATCACGTCCCCATCCGTTGAGGAAGAAATTAACGACGCTCTCGTATTCATTGCGAAGCATTCACCGGAAAACGCGCTGAAATGGGCCAATCAAATTGAAGACGCGATACTTTCGCTGAAGGAAGTGCCGGAGCGATGTCCGCTCGCGCCTGAATCGGAAGAATTCAACGTCGCAATTCGGCACCTTGTCATCGGAAACTACCGCGTCCTGTTTACTATTCGCGGCGACGAGGTTCATGTTCTACACGTCCGACACGGCGCGCGAAGGCCGATCGATCCGCTCGATAATTAA
- a CDS encoding type II toxin-antitoxin system ParD family antitoxin, whose product MTLKIDLPPELDRFVAQRVASGDYETPSEVLLAGLRLLEEQKAEEKLGKDEVRQKIQDGIDQARRGELVDGEEVMRRLKGHT is encoded by the coding sequence ATGACGCTCAAGATTGACCTGCCGCCTGAACTCGATCGATTTGTAGCGCAGCGCGTCGCCAGCGGCGATTACGAAACGCCGTCCGAGGTGCTCCTTGCCGGTCTTCGGCTGCTCGAGGAACAGAAGGCGGAAGAAAAGTTGGGGAAAGACGAAGTGCGACAAAAGATACAGGATGGAATTGATCAGGCGCGGCGGGGCGAACTGGTGGATGGCGAAGAAGTGATGAGAAGGTTGAAAGGTCACACCTAA
- a CDS encoding type II toxin-antitoxin system RelE/ParE family toxin has translation MRGFALTPLAESDLTEIRDYLKKQSEEAPRRVLDALHEAMMRLAEMPDLGHLRDDLTDEPFRFWSVFSFLIIYRPETDPLQIVRVLHGARDLKSLLGAKT, from the coding sequence ATGCGGGGTTTTGCCCTCACACCTCTCGCCGAATCCGATCTAACCGAAATCCGCGATTATTTGAAAAAACAGAGCGAGGAGGCTCCGAGGAGGGTCTTGGATGCCTTGCACGAAGCGATGATGCGCCTGGCCGAAATGCCCGACCTTGGCCACCTGCGCGATGATTTAACGGATGAGCCATTTCGCTTCTGGTCCGTGTTCTCTTTCCTGATAATCTATCGCCCCGAGACCGACCCTTTGCAAATCGTCCGCGTTCTGCATGGAGCGCGTGACCTAAAGTCGCTCCTTGGTGCAAAGACATGA
- a CDS encoding efflux RND transporter periplasmic adaptor subunit — MKSLGIILTVTALGAGGWIGYNKYVAESPSDTFVLKKLDRGDITQTVSATGTIEPVTKVIVGSQVSGNILKWYADFNAKVPAGFVLAELDPDRFKTAFNQAKAEVLTAKAREEEARVRHKDAQRERKRIQELMDKSNASENEFLIAQAAEDAALAAWHAAQAGVEAAEASRNSAQVDLDRTIIRSPIDGVVISRNIDVGQTVAASLQAPELFLIANDLTRMQVNANVAESDIGLIAEGRPATFRVDAYPNRTFTGKISQIRYNATILDGVVTYVTLIEVHNPDYALRPGMTANVTFEVAKVANVVRIPNAALRFNPNPPDSATASRGNRGGARVPTVYVVEKKKPKSMQVQIGLSDGAYTELVAGGLQEGSAVITERAWQGRDSARANPMQSMRPPRG, encoded by the coding sequence ATGAAGAGTCTCGGCATTATCCTTACAGTTACGGCCCTTGGGGCGGGCGGCTGGATCGGCTATAACAAGTACGTCGCAGAGTCCCCTTCCGACACCTTTGTCCTCAAAAAACTGGACCGCGGTGACATTACTCAGACCGTCTCCGCGACCGGTACCATCGAGCCGGTCACCAAGGTCATCGTCGGTTCGCAGGTCAGCGGAAATATCCTGAAATGGTACGCGGACTTCAATGCCAAGGTCCCGGCGGGGTTTGTCCTTGCCGAGTTGGACCCCGACCGCTTCAAGACCGCATTCAACCAGGCCAAGGCGGAAGTCCTCACTGCCAAGGCCCGCGAGGAAGAGGCCCGTGTCCGTCATAAGGACGCTCAGCGCGAGCGAAAGCGCATCCAGGAGCTGATGGACAAGAGCAACGCCAGCGAGAATGAGTTCCTGATCGCCCAGGCCGCCGAGGATGCCGCGCTGGCCGCCTGGCACGCCGCGCAGGCCGGCGTCGAGGCCGCCGAAGCGAGCAGAAATTCAGCCCAGGTCGATCTCGATCGGACCATCATTCGCTCCCCCATCGACGGCGTCGTCATCTCGCGAAACATCGACGTCGGGCAGACCGTCGCGGCCTCGCTCCAGGCGCCGGAACTTTTCCTTATTGCCAACGATCTCACGCGGATGCAGGTGAACGCCAATGTCGCCGAATCCGACATTGGTCTGATCGCCGAGGGCCGCCCGGCGACCTTTCGGGTGGATGCTTACCCGAACCGCACGTTCACCGGGAAGATTTCGCAGATCCGTTACAACGCAACGATCCTCGACGGCGTGGTGACCTATGTAACGCTCATCGAAGTCCACAATCCGGATTACGCCCTGCGGCCGGGAATGACCGCAAACGTCACTTTCGAAGTGGCCAAGGTCGCCAACGTCGTGCGCATCCCCAACGCCGCCCTCCGCTTCAATCCCAATCCACCGGATTCCGCCACGGCTTCGCGAGGCAACCGCGGCGGCGCGCGAGTGCCCACTGTTTATGTCGTTGAAAAGAAGAAGCCCAAGTCGATGCAGGTGCAGATCGGCCTGTCCGACGGCGCCTATACGGAACTCGTGGCCGGCGGTCTTCAGGAGGGCAGCGCCGTCATCACCGAGCGTGCCTGGCAGGGGAGGGACTCCGCGCGGGCCAACCCCATGCAGTCCATGCGCCCGCCGCGCGGTTAG
- a CDS encoding ABC transporter ATP-binding protein: MNADASHPAHSHDRNGRPLIRVRDIHKTYHIGEIDVPAVRGVSLEIQHGQFVGIMGPSGSGKSTFMHLLGCLDRADRGDYELDGQPIGRLSKRDLARLRNRRIGFVFQSFNLLSRTTVLDNVAMPLTYQGLRRAERRRRAMEMLDRVGLGDRVQHKSNQLSGGQQQRVAIARALVTRPVLVLADEPTGNLDTATGVEIMRILQELNRDEGLTIALVTHEADIALYTQRVVFFRDGKIYSDVMNQDVHDAKAFRPSAEEKAAVAG, encoded by the coding sequence ATGAACGCCGATGCTTCCCATCCCGCTCATTCCCACGACCGCAATGGTCGGCCGCTCATCCGCGTTCGAGACATTCACAAGACCTACCACATCGGCGAGATCGACGTCCCGGCCGTTCGCGGCGTCAGCCTGGAGATCCAGCACGGTCAATTCGTCGGCATCATGGGCCCCAGCGGGTCGGGCAAGTCGACGTTCATGCACCTGCTCGGCTGTCTGGATCGGGCCGATCGCGGGGACTATGAGTTGGACGGACAACCAATCGGTCGCCTTTCCAAGCGCGACTTGGCCCGGCTGCGCAACCGCCGCATCGGGTTTGTCTTTCAGAGCTTCAATCTCCTCTCGCGCACAACCGTCCTCGACAACGTCGCCATGCCGCTCACTTATCAGGGCCTGCGCCGCGCCGAGCGCCGCCGCCGCGCAATGGAGATGCTCGATCGCGTCGGCCTGGGTGACCGTGTTCAACATAAGAGTAACCAGCTCTCCGGCGGCCAGCAGCAGCGCGTGGCCATTGCCCGCGCCCTCGTCACCCGTCCGGTCCTCGTTCTTGCCGACGAGCCGACGGGCAACCTCGACACGGCAACGGGTGTCGAGATCATGCGCATCCTGCAGGAACTCAACCGCGATGAAGGCTTGACGATCGCATTGGTGACGCACGAGGCCGACATCGCTCTCTATACCCAGCGCGTCGTCTTCTTCCGCGACGGCAAGATCTACTCCGACGTGATGAATCAGGACGTCCACGATGCGAAGGCGTTTAGGCCGTCCGCGGAGGAAAAGGCGGCGGTGGCAGGCTAG